The proteins below are encoded in one region of Armatimonadota bacterium:
- a CDS encoding aconitase/3-isopropylmalate dehydratase large subunit family protein, with the protein MSDRVGGKCIRFGDHVNTDVIIPGRYLVSIDPAELAPHAFEPLGPEVQARLRTSQVVVAGQNFGCGSAREQAATCLLGAGIRAVVARSFARTFFRNAINTGLVAVECPEAAEAAEDGAEVWVDLAAGTVEVDGQAFRFRPYPETLREILAAGGLIPYLASGAATRPRPAPPGRPGPKTFAEKVLARAAGLPFVDAGQIVDVYPDLYMSHMASWRCIRTLEKLGVDRLYDPDRIAMVMDHISPPKTAKTAADMKLCREFARRHGIRKFYDMEAGIAHVVLMEEGHVRPGMVLIGTDSHSTIYGALGAFGTGVGFSELTATWVTGRLWMRVPESIQVAIEGPLAPGCSAKDVMLRLIGDLTADGATYCSVEFTGSYIRGLSVSERMTLCNLAMELGAKCAYVPPDDVTRNYLASRGIFPDQYEEVFPDPDAAYRRVVHIDGRHLVPQVACPHSVDNVKPVTEVAGIRVDQVFIGSCANAKYEDLVEAARYLRGRRVAPGVRLIVTPASKETLQRMVEDGIFSVFLQAGALITNPGCGACAGDGGALADGEVCLSTANRNFQGRMGSYNASIYLCSPATAAASAVTGVITDPRTVPLEV; encoded by the coding sequence ATGTCCGACCGCGTGGGCGGGAAGTGCATCCGGTTCGGTGACCACGTGAACACGGACGTGATCATCCCGGGCCGGTACCTGGTGAGCATCGATCCTGCGGAACTCGCCCCGCATGCCTTCGAGCCCCTCGGCCCCGAAGTGCAGGCGCGCCTGCGCACGAGCCAGGTGGTGGTGGCGGGTCAGAACTTCGGGTGCGGGAGCGCCCGCGAACAGGCGGCCACGTGTCTACTGGGTGCCGGGATCCGGGCCGTGGTGGCCCGGTCCTTTGCCCGCACCTTCTTCCGCAATGCCATCAACACCGGGCTGGTGGCGGTGGAGTGCCCGGAGGCCGCGGAGGCCGCGGAGGACGGGGCGGAGGTCTGGGTGGACCTGGCGGCGGGGACGGTGGAGGTGGACGGTCAAGCCTTCCGCTTCCGGCCGTATCCCGAGACCCTGCGGGAGATCCTGGCCGCGGGAGGTCTCATCCCGTACCTCGCGAGCGGGGCGGCCACAAGGCCCCGGCCCGCGCCGCCCGGGAGGCCCGGCCCCAAGACCTTCGCGGAGAAGGTGCTGGCCCGGGCCGCCGGCCTCCCCTTCGTGGACGCGGGCCAGATCGTAGACGTCTACCCGGACCTCTACATGAGCCACATGGCCTCCTGGCGGTGCATCCGGACGCTGGAGAAGCTCGGCGTGGATCGCCTGTACGATCCGGACCGCATCGCGATGGTCATGGATCACATCTCCCCGCCCAAGACCGCCAAGACCGCGGCGGACATGAAGCTGTGCCGGGAGTTCGCCCGGCGGCACGGGATCCGGAAGTTCTACGACATGGAGGCGGGGATCGCCCACGTGGTCCTCATGGAGGAGGGACACGTGCGGCCCGGCATGGTGCTCATCGGCACGGACTCCCACTCCACCATCTACGGGGCTCTGGGGGCCTTCGGGACCGGCGTGGGGTTCAGCGAGCTCACCGCCACTTGGGTGACGGGCCGGCTGTGGATGCGGGTTCCGGAGTCCATCCAGGTGGCCATCGAGGGACCGCTGGCGCCCGGATGCAGCGCCAAGGACGTGATGCTGAGGCTCATCGGGGACCTCACCGCGGATGGCGCCACGTACTGCTCCGTGGAGTTCACGGGCTCGTACATCCGTGGCCTTTCGGTATCGGAACGCATGACCCTGTGCAACCTGGCCATGGAGCTGGGGGCCAAGTGCGCCTATGTGCCTCCCGATGACGTAACCCGGAACTACCTGGCATCGCGGGGGATATTCCCCGACCAGTACGAGGAGGTGTTCCCGGATCCGGATGCCGCATACCGTCGGGTGGTACACATCGACGGCCGTCATTTGGTCCCTCAGGTAGCCTGCCCGCACAGCGTAGACAATGTGAAGCCCGTGACGGAGGTGGCGGGGATTCGGGTGGATCAGGTGTTCATCGGCTCGTGCGCCAACGCGAAGTACGAGGACCTGGTGGAGGCGGCCCGCTACCTGCGGGGGAGAAGGGTCGCTCCGGGCGTGCGCCTCATCGTCACCCCCGCGAGCAAGGAGACCCTCCAGCGGATGGTGGAGGACGGGATCTTCTCCGTCTTCCTGCAGGCAGGGGCCCTCATCACGAACCCGGGGTGCGGGGCGTGTGCGGGCGATGGTGGGGCCCTCGCGGACGGGGAGGTGTGCCTCAGCACCGCCAACCGGAACTTCCAGGGGCGGATGGGAAGCTACAACGCCTCCATCTACCTCTGCAGTCCGGCCACGGCCGCGGCCTCCGCGGTGACGGGAGTCATCACGGATCCCCGTACGGTGCCGTTGGAAGTCTGA
- a CDS encoding carboxymuconolactone decarboxylase family protein: MQEGLPPRRMDEAEIQQLRSVYVDLMGFVPPRIQARTDLLSRVDPEGLRLQEALRRHFMYPKCFDVKTAQLMLFGMLLMNLQDAAKLHAIAARRAGATWEELAAVVGLAFLFRGLSAANYGSQILMEIAQAEAQEAEQAGRR; the protein is encoded by the coding sequence ATGCAGGAAGGACTTCCTCCTCGACGGATGGACGAAGCAGAGATCCAACAGCTCCGATCGGTGTACGTGGACCTGATGGGGTTCGTCCCTCCTCGGATCCAGGCCCGTACGGATCTCCTCTCCCGGGTGGATCCGGAAGGTCTGCGGCTGCAGGAAGCCCTGCGGCGCCACTTCATGTATCCCAAATGCTTCGACGTGAAGACGGCCCAGTTGATGCTGTTCGGAATGCTGCTCATGAATCTCCAGGACGCCGCGAAGTTGCACGCCATCGCCGCGCGTCGGGCGGGGGCCACGTGGGAGGAGCTGGCGGCGGTGGTGGGGCTTGCGTTCCTCTTCCGTGGGCTTTCCGCCGCCAACTACGGATCCCAGATCCTCATGGAGATCGCGCAGGCAGAGGCGCAGGAAGCGGAGCAAGCCGGTAGGAGGTGA
- a CDS encoding OsmC family protein, giving the protein MGKSPLEVSGLPLFFRVGAADPSLRPSRIPGGIGVRTVARSLSTMQKEALVATGASQAIWRLASDEGPYLLGDDVAPPPLAFFSVGLVTDFAEALQRGADSMEGAWTAVRIQLDTRYTMKGSASQGTLRAGALSPELSVEGDLPEERIQEAVRTASAYGLVRSGLVSRFSLVHNGRPLKVLRVMPADTSVPADPDRLFDQAAPAEAPGVVERDGPTPKTEEDTSYQGSSLAETQDRTLHLQAICTRTPEGLWHVEQRMYNPRGTIFRFLCDPSGLRAPDPLAYLSAGIAFCFMTQLARFAKIRRKALRACRVVQDTGFRAGGDADPVVTHVFLDTDEDDAFAEEILAMGEQTCFLHALCRTELDVRIRLHAV; this is encoded by the coding sequence ATGGGGAAAAGCCCTCTGGAAGTCTCAGGCCTGCCGTTGTTCTTCCGGGTCGGGGCCGCAGACCCCAGCCTGCGGCCCTCCCGGATCCCCGGGGGGATTGGGGTCCGTACCGTGGCCCGGTCGTTGTCCACCATGCAGAAGGAAGCCCTGGTGGCTACGGGGGCCAGCCAGGCCATCTGGCGGCTCGCGAGCGACGAGGGCCCCTACCTCCTGGGCGACGACGTGGCACCCCCTCCCCTGGCCTTTTTCAGCGTGGGGTTGGTGACGGATTTCGCGGAGGCCCTCCAGCGAGGCGCGGACTCGATGGAGGGGGCGTGGACAGCGGTCCGGATTCAGCTGGACACCCGGTATACCATGAAGGGGTCTGCCAGCCAGGGAACTCTTCGCGCGGGTGCGTTGTCCCCGGAGCTCTCCGTGGAAGGGGATCTGCCGGAGGAGCGGATCCAGGAGGCGGTGCGGACCGCGTCCGCGTACGGCTTGGTGCGTTCGGGACTCGTGAGCCGGTTCTCACTGGTCCACAACGGCCGGCCTTTGAAGGTCCTGCGGGTCATGCCCGCGGACACCTCGGTCCCCGCGGATCCTGACCGGCTCTTCGACCAGGCGGCCCCTGCGGAGGCTCCGGGAGTGGTGGAGCGGGACGGCCCCACCCCGAAAACCGAGGAGGACACCAGCTACCAGGGGTCGAGCCTCGCGGAGACCCAGGATCGGACCCTGCACCTGCAGGCCATCTGCACCAGAACCCCGGAGGGGCTGTGGCACGTGGAGCAGCGCATGTACAACCCAAGGGGAACCATCTTCCGGTTTCTGTGTGACCCATCTGGCCTGCGCGCGCCGGACCCCCTCGCGTATCTGTCCGCGGGGATCGCCTTCTGCTTCATGACCCAACTGGCCCGGTTTGCCAAAATCCGGCGCAAAGCCCTCCGTGCCTGCCGGGTGGTGCAGGATACGGGCTTCCGGGCCGGGGGAGACGCGGATCCTGTGGTGACGCACGTCTTCCTGGACACGGACGAGGACGACGCCTTCGCCGAGGAGATCCTCGCCATGGGCGAGCAAACCTGCTTTCTCCACGCCCTCTGCCGCACGGAACTGGACGTGCGGATTCGCCTCCACGCGGTCTGA
- a CDS encoding Xaa-Pro peptidase family protein — protein MEVLPASLPPRQERDWRIRRIRAAMAEAELEGVLLWGPAWRRENVRYLTGAPLRGSFSAVYVPAVGEPTAFVSREEDRDAVERIGWIRDIRPLGFPGCQELVSRIRDGGPPARIGVALWELVPEALGGVLRRELPRTEVVCATDLLDRLRMVKSSWEVEQIRRAARVCEAGWEAFLQALRPGIAEYEVVAAVEETLKRLGAEDNFMLIASGRDEVRGMTPPRPRRIERGDLVRTELTPQVNGYWAQICRTAVVGAPAEPHLRSLELFREAMEAGIAACRPGATAHEVAKAQNDVFRKHGYGEYCTSRYTRVRGHGHGLHLDEWPTLLEGVEVPLEENTVLIVHPNTYTPLAGYFVLGDPVVVTREGCERLLRTEPILFAV, from the coding sequence ATGGAGGTGCTCCCAGCATCCCTTCCCCCGCGGCAGGAGCGGGACTGGCGGATCCGTCGGATCCGGGCGGCTATGGCGGAGGCCGAGCTCGAGGGGGTCCTCCTCTGGGGTCCGGCCTGGAGACGGGAGAACGTGCGCTACCTCACCGGGGCTCCGCTCCGGGGGAGTTTCTCCGCGGTGTACGTGCCGGCGGTCGGAGAGCCTACCGCCTTCGTCTCCCGAGAGGAAGACCGTGATGCGGTGGAACGGATCGGATGGATCCGGGACATCCGCCCGCTTGGGTTTCCCGGCTGTCAGGAGCTGGTGAGCCGGATCCGCGATGGAGGTCCTCCGGCGCGGATCGGGGTGGCCTTATGGGAACTCGTGCCGGAGGCCCTGGGAGGGGTTCTCCGGCGGGAGCTCCCCCGGACGGAGGTTGTCTGCGCCACCGACCTCCTGGATCGCCTCCGGATGGTGAAGAGCTCTTGGGAAGTGGAGCAAATCCGGAGGGCGGCGCGGGTGTGCGAGGCGGGGTGGGAGGCGTTTCTGCAGGCCCTCCGGCCGGGGATCGCCGAGTACGAGGTGGTGGCGGCGGTGGAGGAGACGCTGAAGCGGCTGGGAGCGGAGGACAACTTCATGCTCATCGCCTCCGGAAGGGACGAGGTCCGGGGCATGACCCCTCCTCGCCCGCGCCGCATCGAGCGGGGGGATCTCGTGCGCACCGAGCTCACTCCCCAGGTCAACGGGTACTGGGCCCAGATCTGTCGCACCGCGGTGGTGGGAGCGCCTGCGGAGCCTCACCTCCGGTCGCTGGAGCTGTTCCGGGAGGCGATGGAAGCAGGCATCGCGGCCTGTCGGCCGGGGGCCACCGCCCACGAGGTGGCGAAGGCCCAGAACGACGTCTTCCGGAAGCACGGCTACGGGGAGTACTGCACGAGCCGGTACACCCGGGTGCGGGGGCACGGGCACGGCCTGCACCTGGACGAGTGGCCCACCCTCCTGGAAGGGGTGGAGGTTCCCCTGGAGGAGAACACGGTGCTCATCGTGCACCCGAACACCTACACGCCGCTCGCGGGTTACTTCGTGCTGGGGGATCCCGTGGTGGTCACCCGGGAGGGCTGCGAGCGGCTGCTCCGGACGGAGCCCATCCTGTTCGCCGTGTAA
- a CDS encoding branched-chain amino acid ABC transporter permease — translation MSGRRLLTHALPVLGAGIALAAVPLLVGGSPYGLRITSLMLILAIYAVAFNLLFGHTRQLFLCVGALAGLGAYASVILVRDVRLSPLLATALATVGVGLVGGFLSYVGVRRGLGVLFVGIITVAVSLIFHNLLLGLRQYTNGETGLSTRGLGFGLGETPERAYYVLLAVLVLSLGGYQLLLRSRHGLAFRALEDDELNAELSGIDVTRYKVGTAILASALIGLVGALYADVNGFISPSVFAVGHVDIPVLIALLLGGMGTTLGPVVGAVVFTLVDELVRPFGQLTVLTYGVLLIVLFLIFREGVVPIGVQLFLRLGRVLSRRLLREAEGVPEGSMGSSESTQGG, via the coding sequence ATGAGCGGACGCCGTCTCCTCACCCACGCCCTCCCCGTCTTGGGGGCGGGGATCGCCCTGGCGGCCGTCCCCCTCCTCGTGGGCGGAAGCCCGTACGGGCTTCGCATCACAAGCCTCATGCTGATCCTGGCCATCTACGCGGTGGCCTTCAACCTCCTGTTCGGACACACCCGGCAACTCTTCCTGTGCGTCGGGGCGCTCGCGGGGCTGGGGGCATATGCCTCCGTGATCCTGGTCCGGGACGTGAGGCTCTCCCCCCTCCTGGCCACGGCCCTGGCCACCGTGGGCGTCGGGTTGGTGGGAGGGTTTCTGAGCTATGTGGGGGTGCGTCGGGGGCTCGGGGTGCTGTTCGTGGGGATCATCACCGTGGCGGTCTCCCTCATCTTCCACAACCTCCTGCTCGGCCTGCGGCAGTATACGAACGGGGAGACAGGGCTCTCCACCCGGGGGCTCGGATTCGGGCTCGGGGAGACTCCGGAGCGCGCGTACTACGTGCTCCTTGCGGTGTTGGTCCTGTCCCTGGGAGGGTATCAGCTCCTCCTGCGCTCCCGGCACGGGCTGGCGTTCCGGGCCCTGGAGGACGACGAGCTGAACGCGGAGCTTTCCGGCATCGACGTCACCCGGTACAAGGTCGGGACCGCGATCCTGGCCTCCGCCCTCATCGGGCTTGTGGGGGCTCTGTACGCGGACGTGAACGGGTTCATCAGCCCCTCCGTCTTCGCCGTGGGGCACGTGGACATCCCCGTGCTCATCGCCCTGCTGCTGGGCGGGATGGGGACCACCCTGGGCCCGGTGGTGGGAGCGGTGGTGTTCACCCTGGTGGACGAGCTCGTGCGTCCCTTCGGGCAGTTGACCGTCCTCACGTACGGCGTTCTCCTCATCGTCCTCTTCCTGATCTTCCGAGAGGGCGTGGTACCGATTGGCGTCCAGCTCTTCCTGCGGCTTGGTCGGGTCCTCTCCCGGAGACTGCTCCGGGAGGCGGAAGGTGTCCCGGAAGGGAGCATGGGGAGTTCGGAGTCCACACAGGGAGGATGA
- a CDS encoding ornithine cyclodeaminase family protein, with protein MRILTNAEIEQVLTMQDCIEALEQAYKELAQGLGANRPRNHTYFPVEDPRYPGFRFRFKSQEGGCVSAGVWALRITSDLAGVEVLPGGVKRRRLLPAAPGDRYVGLVFLFSLRDLAPLAVLHDSVIQKMRVGATSALGIRELSNPDARVAGLFGSGWQAGAHLEALLLVRPGIEEIRVYSPTREHRETFAAQWSERTGKRVIAVDHPREAVEGCQIVTCATAAMDPCFDGAWLEPGTHVTCITSPDGTAMRRELDDTTFDRADVIVVLSNEQVEHDNQIDILGPVRRGRKRREEIRELGEVLLGRAPGRTRRDQITVFANNTGMGIQFAAVGARVLARAEALGLGRTIPVEWFLEETTP; from the coding sequence ATGCGGATTCTCACCAACGCGGAGATCGAGCAGGTGCTCACCATGCAGGACTGCATCGAGGCCCTGGAGCAGGCCTATAAGGAGCTGGCTCAGGGGCTCGGCGCGAACCGACCCCGGAACCACACGTACTTCCCCGTGGAGGACCCCCGCTACCCCGGCTTCCGGTTCCGGTTCAAGTCCCAGGAAGGGGGGTGCGTGAGCGCAGGGGTGTGGGCCCTCCGGATCACCTCGGACCTCGCGGGCGTGGAGGTCCTCCCGGGCGGGGTGAAGCGGCGGCGTCTTCTTCCCGCGGCCCCGGGAGACCGGTACGTGGGACTGGTCTTCCTGTTCAGCCTCCGGGATCTCGCGCCCCTTGCCGTCCTCCACGACAGCGTGATCCAGAAGATGCGGGTAGGGGCAACGAGCGCCCTGGGCATCCGGGAACTGAGCAATCCGGATGCCCGGGTGGCGGGCCTCTTCGGATCGGGATGGCAGGCAGGGGCGCACCTGGAGGCGCTGCTGCTGGTCCGGCCCGGCATCGAGGAGATCCGGGTCTACAGCCCCACCCGGGAACACCGGGAAACGTTTGCCGCCCAGTGGAGCGAGCGGACGGGCAAGCGGGTCATCGCCGTGGACCATCCCCGCGAGGCGGTAGAGGGTTGCCAGATCGTCACGTGCGCCACCGCGGCCATGGATCCCTGTTTTGACGGTGCCTGGCTGGAGCCCGGAACCCACGTGACCTGCATCACGAGTCCGGACGGGACCGCCATGCGCCGAGAGCTCGACGACACCACCTTCGATCGGGCGGACGTGATCGTGGTGCTCTCCAACGAGCAGGTGGAGCACGACAACCAGATCGACATCCTGGGGCCCGTGCGGCGTGGAAGGAAGCGGCGGGAGGAGATCCGGGAGTTGGGGGAGGTGTTGCTCGGACGGGCTCCTGGACGCACCCGCCGGGACCAGATCACGGTGTTCGCCAACAACACGGGGATGGGGATCCAGTTCGCGGCAGTCGGAGCCCGGGTCCTGGCGAGGGCGGAGGCCCTGGGTCTGGGGCGGACCATCCCCGTGGAGTGGTTCCTGGAGGAGACCACTCCGTGA
- a CDS encoding branched-chain amino acid ABC transporter permease, whose product MGIVLDGLVQGLQLALLSVGVVFVYGLGGVLNLAHGQVAVSGGLVAALLMQNRLPPVLACVAGILFAGLVALLLDQTLLRQAYARRGEERLLLGIILTLGLSFALDGLFTWRYPNVALTLQMGSPYVRLGGLTVRTGSLAVAALALAAFLLLLAFLKTTFLGKAIRCIIQNEVGAWLCGVDVHRARTLTVLLSGLLAGVAAVAQGFFSYLGPEMGTEFTILALIVAVVGGVRSLTGTFLASLMLGLVNAALSYTVGTYITWVVLLAVAACTLLIRPEGLLAYWP is encoded by the coding sequence ATGGGCATCGTCCTGGACGGTCTCGTGCAGGGCTTGCAGCTGGCCCTCCTCAGCGTGGGCGTGGTGTTCGTGTACGGACTCGGAGGGGTGTTGAACCTGGCCCACGGGCAGGTGGCGGTGTCCGGCGGGCTTGTGGCCGCGCTCCTCATGCAGAACCGCCTGCCACCGGTTCTGGCCTGCGTGGCGGGGATCCTCTTTGCGGGGCTTGTAGCCCTCCTCCTGGATCAAACCCTTCTGCGGCAGGCATACGCACGTCGCGGGGAGGAACGCCTGCTTTTGGGAATCATCCTGACCCTGGGGCTCTCCTTCGCCCTGGACGGGCTCTTCACCTGGCGGTACCCGAACGTGGCCCTGACCCTGCAGATGGGCTCTCCTTATGTCCGCCTGGGAGGGCTCACGGTCCGGACGGGGAGCCTGGCGGTGGCGGCCCTCGCCCTGGCCGCCTTCCTCCTCCTTCTGGCGTTTCTGAAGACCACCTTCCTGGGCAAGGCCATCCGGTGCATCATCCAGAACGAGGTCGGGGCTTGGCTGTGTGGGGTGGACGTGCACCGGGCCCGGACCCTCACGGTGCTCCTCAGCGGGCTTCTGGCAGGGGTGGCGGCCGTCGCCCAGGGCTTCTTCTCGTACCTGGGCCCGGAGATGGGCACGGAATTCACCATCCTGGCCCTGATCGTGGCCGTGGTGGGCGGGGTGCGGAGCCTCACGGGAACTTTCCTGGCGAGTCTCATGCTGGGGCTGGTGAACGCTGCGCTCAGCTACACGGTGGGGACCTACATCACCTGGGTCGTGCTCCTGGCGGTGGCGGCTTGCACCCTGTTGATCCGGCCGGAAGGCCTGCTGGCGTACTGGCCATGA
- a CDS encoding catechol 2,3-dioxygenase yields the protein MIQPVVAQLLHVELLTPKPEETYWFFHDLLGLEETTRHGRSVYLRAYEDAYHHTLVITEGPTAGLGHIAWRAPSPEGLQAAVERLERSGYGRGWSEGDLGHGPAYRFTTPEGHPMEILWEVEYYQVPPEKRTALRNRPQRRPLRGVPVRRIDHVNLMASAVPPMREFFQEVLGFRLREQKIGEGGVEVGAWLSVSPLVHEIAVMRDATGQRGRFHHLAYWYGYPQHLLDIADIFSDYGVRIEAGPAKHGTTQAYFLYVFEPGGTRIELFGDTGYLIFDPDWKTVVWDVSNESDLEKSSIWFGGRLPETFYTYGVPSIPREPAGVSR from the coding sequence ATGATCCAGCCCGTGGTGGCGCAGCTGTTGCACGTGGAACTCCTCACGCCCAAGCCGGAGGAGACCTACTGGTTCTTCCACGACCTTTTGGGCTTGGAGGAGACCACCCGTCACGGACGGTCCGTGTACTTACGGGCCTATGAGGACGCCTACCACCACACGTTGGTGATCACGGAGGGCCCTACCGCGGGGCTGGGACACATCGCGTGGCGGGCCCCGAGCCCTGAGGGGTTGCAGGCGGCCGTGGAGCGGCTGGAGCGGAGCGGCTACGGGCGCGGTTGGTCCGAGGGGGATCTGGGACACGGGCCCGCATACCGGTTCACCACGCCGGAAGGCCACCCCATGGAGATCCTGTGGGAGGTGGAGTACTACCAGGTGCCCCCGGAGAAGCGCACGGCCCTGCGCAACCGACCCCAGAGGCGGCCCCTGCGGGGCGTCCCTGTGCGGCGGATCGACCACGTGAACCTCATGGCGAGCGCTGTCCCCCCCATGCGGGAGTTCTTCCAGGAGGTGCTGGGCTTCCGCCTGCGGGAGCAGAAGATCGGGGAAGGAGGAGTCGAGGTCGGTGCGTGGCTCAGCGTAAGCCCCTTGGTCCATGAGATCGCGGTGATGCGGGACGCCACGGGCCAGCGGGGCCGGTTCCACCACCTCGCCTACTGGTACGGATATCCCCAGCACCTCCTGGACATCGCGGACATCTTCAGCGACTATGGAGTCCGGATCGAGGCGGGACCTGCAAAACACGGGACCACCCAGGCCTACTTCCTGTACGTGTTCGAGCCTGGAGGAACCCGCATCGAGCTCTTCGGCGATACGGGATACCTGATCTTCGACCCGGATTGGAAGACGGTGGTGTGGGACGTCTCGAACGAAAGCGACCTGGAGAAGAGCAGCATCTGGTTCGGGGGGCGGCTGCCGGAGACCTTCTACACGTACGGCGTGCCGTCCATCCCGAGGGAGCCTGCGGGCGTGTCCCGGTGA
- a CDS encoding ABC transporter substrate-binding protein: MRRVPWVLVGLILLAAGSARTLAGPSVPDSVRLPEPTTVRAVVIPGAQDFVINVMQKQGFDRKYNLVLDIRRVLQPQFADQAVAERLVDIGFMGIVGAVKARAEGKGVVIFNVLTGPSNLVLAPQASPVRTLADLRGKKIGTFSGPGSATYAMLVAIGRHVYGIDLEKEAQLVSAPNPALKGLMDRGELAAALFGTVDSVKVFLEGRYRIVSDLAEDFQKRFGRVAAHVVMATTEDYARRHPEVLRAFVAAYNDTMRYVDRERRVWVEYARQLEFPSPEAAAVLLRQRMGSRFIRRWDEEQRKVQEQFIRILIEVLGPERFVRDVPPGLMRLDLQPRR; encoded by the coding sequence ATGCGAAGAGTGCCGTGGGTGCTTGTGGGCTTGATCCTGCTGGCCGCCGGTTCCGCCAGGACCCTGGCAGGCCCGTCCGTTCCGGACTCCGTACGGCTCCCGGAGCCCACCACCGTCCGCGCGGTGGTGATCCCCGGAGCGCAGGACTTCGTGATCAACGTGATGCAAAAACAGGGCTTCGACCGCAAGTACAACCTGGTGCTGGACATCCGGCGGGTGCTGCAGCCCCAGTTCGCAGACCAGGCGGTGGCGGAACGGCTGGTGGACATCGGATTCATGGGGATCGTGGGGGCGGTGAAGGCACGGGCGGAGGGGAAGGGGGTCGTGATCTTCAACGTGCTCACCGGCCCCAGCAACCTGGTCCTCGCTCCGCAAGCTTCCCCGGTGCGGACCCTGGCGGACCTGCGGGGGAAGAAGATCGGGACCTTCAGCGGCCCCGGAAGCGCCACCTACGCCATGCTGGTCGCCATCGGACGGCACGTCTACGGCATCGATCTGGAGAAGGAAGCGCAGCTCGTCTCCGCCCCGAACCCCGCCCTCAAAGGGCTCATGGACCGAGGCGAGCTCGCGGCGGCGTTGTTCGGCACCGTGGACAGCGTGAAGGTGTTCCTGGAGGGACGGTACCGGATTGTGAGCGACCTCGCGGAGGACTTCCAGAAACGGTTCGGGCGGGTGGCCGCCCACGTGGTCATGGCCACCACGGAGGATTACGCACGTCGGCATCCGGAGGTCCTGCGGGCCTTCGTGGCCGCGTACAACGACACCATGCGGTACGTGGATCGGGAACGCCGGGTGTGGGTGGAGTACGCCCGGCAGTTGGAGTTCCCTAGCCCGGAGGCGGCCGCGGTCCTGTTGCGCCAACGCATGGGAAGCCGGTTCATCCGGCGGTGGGATGAGGAGCAGCGGAAGGTGCAGGAGCAGTTCATCCGGATCCTGATCGAGGTGCTGGGCCCGGAGCGGTTCGTCCGGGACGTCCCACCCGGGCTCATGCGCCTGGACCTGCAGCCGCGGCGGTAG
- a CDS encoding GntR family transcriptional regulator produces the protein MSRKPTSEASQAQPALYRYQRIREHLLQQIQSGNLRTGDRIPPEEELAEQFGVSRMTARQAVMELVREGWLYRRQGVGTFVTQPPFERQLSRLTTLSEELEARGQGDRLRSKVLSWCVLPAARPVAEIFDLPPRTPLLRMSRVRYLDEAPLALQVIYMPAEMVRGLRPRDLERGSVYRVLEDRLRLRIYRAEQRVEAVPATRFHARVLEVPVGSPLLLARRRAYLATGQLFEVTRTYYRADRYYFQVTLYR, from the coding sequence ATGAGCCGGAAACCCACCTCGGAAGCGAGCCAGGCCCAGCCAGCCCTTTACCGGTACCAGCGCATCCGGGAACACCTCCTTCAGCAGATCCAGTCGGGAAATCTGCGCACGGGGGACCGGATCCCGCCGGAGGAGGAGCTGGCGGAGCAGTTCGGCGTGAGCCGCATGACCGCTCGTCAGGCGGTCATGGAGCTGGTGCGTGAGGGCTGGCTGTACCGACGACAGGGCGTGGGGACCTTCGTGACCCAGCCTCCCTTCGAACGCCAGCTCAGCCGTCTCACCACCCTTTCGGAAGAGCTGGAAGCCCGGGGGCAGGGGGACCGGCTCCGATCCAAGGTGCTCAGCTGGTGTGTCCTCCCAGCGGCACGCCCTGTGGCGGAGATCTTCGACCTCCCCCCCAGGACCCCCTTGCTCCGCATGAGCCGGGTCCGCTACCTAGACGAGGCGCCCCTCGCCCTGCAGGTGATCTACATGCCCGCCGAGATGGTCCGAGGGCTGCGTCCCCGGGACCTGGAGCGCGGGTCCGTGTACCGGGTGCTGGAAGATCGGCTGCGGCTGCGCATCTACCGGGCGGAGCAACGGGTGGAGGCCGTCCCCGCCACGCGTTTCCACGCCCGGGTGCTGGAAGTGCCCGTGGGCAGCCCCCTCCTCCTCGCGCGCAGGCGGGCCTACCTCGCGACGGGCCAGCTGTTCGAGGTCACCCGTACCTACTACCGGGCCGACCGCTATTATTTCCAGGTCACCCTCTATCGGTGA